GGAAATCTTCCGTGATGAAGACGGTAAAGTTATCGGTGGGATTGCACCATCAGGTCACGAAGTGGAATGGGTTTCAGAAGAATCCTATTTCCTCCGTCTCAGTAACTATGCTGATCGTCTAGTAGATTTTTTCCATGCTCATCCTGATTTTATCCAGCCAGATGGTCGTATGAATGAAATCATCAAGAACTTTATTGAGCCCGGTTTAGAAGATTTAGCAGTTTCGCGTACCTCATTTACTTGGGGCGTTAAAGTACCTTCAAATCCTAAGCACGTGGTTTACGTATGGATTGATGCCCTTCTCAACTATGCAACAGCTCTTGGTTACGGTCAAGATGCCCATGCCAACTTTGATAAATTCTGGAATGGTACAGTCTTCCACATGGTTGGCAAAGACATTCTGCGCTTCCACTCTATTTATTGGCCAATCCTGCTCATGATGCTTGATTTAAAGATGCCAGAACGTCTGATTGCTCATGGTTGGTTTGTCATGAAAGATGGTAAGATGTCCAAGTCTAAAGGAAATGTCGTTTACCCAGAAATGTTGGTTGAACGCTACGGACTTGATCCGCTTCGCTATTATCTCATGCGTAGTCTTCCAGTCGGTTCTGATGGCACTTTTACGCCAGAAGATTATGTTGGTCGTATCAACTATGAACTTGCCAATGACCTTGGTAATCTCCTCAACCGTACCGTTGCCATGATTAACAAGTATTTTGGTGGTGAGATTCCTGCTTATGTGGAAAATGTGACGGACTTCGATGCTGATTTGGCAGCAGTAGTTGCTGATAATTTGGCACAATACCATAAACAAATGAATGCTGTGGATTATCCACGCGCCCTTGAAACGGTTTGGAACATCATTTCGCGTACCAACAAGTACATTGACGAAACTACTCCTTGGGTATTGGCTAAGGATAAAGCTAAACGTGATGATTTAGCAGCGGTTATGGCACATTTGGCAGCCAGCCTGCGCGTGGTAGCTCACCTCATTCAGCCATTTATGATGACCACATCAAATGCCATCATGGAACAGCTTGGTTTGGCCGGTCAATTTGATTTAGAAGGCCTTGAACTTGCAGGACTTCCGACAGGTATCAAAGTGATTGCCAAAGGCACGCCAATCTTCCCGCGTCTTGATATGGATGAAGAAATTGCTTACATCAAAGAACAAATGGGTGACAACTCTGCGATTGCCCAAGAGGAAGAAAAAGAATGGAACCCAACAACAGTTGAGCTCAAAAACGAGAAGAAGGCTATTAAATTTGACGATTTTGACAAGTTGGAAATCCGTGTGGCTGAGGTCAAGGAAGTGTCTAAAGTGAAGGGTTCTGACAAGCTTCTTAAGTTCCGCTTGGACGCAGGGGATGGCGAAGATCGCCAAATTCTGTCTGGCATCGCCAAATATTATCCAAATGAGCTAGACTTGGTTGGTAAAAAACTCCAAATTGTTGCCAACCTTAAACCACGTAAGATGATGGGCTTGGTCAGTCAAGGTATGATTCTTTCAGCTGAACATGCTGATGGGAAACTTACCGTATTGACAGTAGATTCTTCAGTACCGAATGGTAGTCGGATTGGGTAATGTGGTGTCTCTCTTGTTTTTG
This region of Streptococcus mutans genomic DNA includes:
- the metG gene encoding methionine--tRNA ligase; amino-acid sequence: MTEKQPFYITTPIYYPSGKLHIGSAYTTIACDVLARYKRMMNHDVFYLTGLDEHGQKIQQKSEEAGITPQAYVDGMAVGVKELWKLLDISYDKFIRTTDDYHEKVVADVFEKLLAQGDIYLGEYSGWYSVSDEEFFTESQLEEIFRDEDGKVIGGIAPSGHEVEWVSEESYFLRLSNYADRLVDFFHAHPDFIQPDGRMNEIIKNFIEPGLEDLAVSRTSFTWGVKVPSNPKHVVYVWIDALLNYATALGYGQDAHANFDKFWNGTVFHMVGKDILRFHSIYWPILLMMLDLKMPERLIAHGWFVMKDGKMSKSKGNVVYPEMLVERYGLDPLRYYLMRSLPVGSDGTFTPEDYVGRINYELANDLGNLLNRTVAMINKYFGGEIPAYVENVTDFDADLAAVVADNLAQYHKQMNAVDYPRALETVWNIISRTNKYIDETTPWVLAKDKAKRDDLAAVMAHLAASLRVVAHLIQPFMMTTSNAIMEQLGLAGQFDLEGLELAGLPTGIKVIAKGTPIFPRLDMDEEIAYIKEQMGDNSAIAQEEEKEWNPTTVELKNEKKAIKFDDFDKLEIRVAEVKEVSKVKGSDKLLKFRLDAGDGEDRQILSGIAKYYPNELDLVGKKLQIVANLKPRKMMGLVSQGMILSAEHADGKLTVLTVDSSVPNGSRIG